The Liolophura sinensis isolate JHLJ2023 chromosome 12, CUHK_Ljap_v2, whole genome shotgun sequence genome segment TCAGTGAGCAAAAGAAAACAATCGACGATCTAGAAAATCGGTTAAAGAGTGATCAGTCTGGTAAAGGTGGCGACCTCCAGAGCACGGAAGAGCTGAAGGCCTTGTGTGAAGACCTAAAAACCCAGAAGAATCAGCTGAATGAGACAGTTCAAGAGCTGTCAGTCCAAAAAATTACTTTAGAAGAAAATGCGAAAGCTATGTCGGTAGAACTTGAAAAGAACAAAATCGCTTTGAAAACTGTGAAGTCAGACTTGGATTTTGTTGTGGAGGAGCTGCAGCAAGCCAAGGAGTGTCTTGCTGCAGAAAAACAAAGATGCCAGAACTTGGAAGTTAAACGGGACGAAAGTGTTACAAAAATCCAGGAACTGGAGCAGGCGCTAGCAGCGTTGCAGCTCAGTTACGAACACATCAGGTCTAATCAGAGCAGTAGTGGTTCACTGAAGGAAGAGTTTCAACACGTTTTGGAAGAGAAGGAAACCTTGCAGTTTGAGAAGAATGAGCTGAGGGAGGACAAGGAAATGCTCGTCCATGAATTGGCTTCTGTCAAGGAGCAGATGGAGGAGTGGGACGGACTGATGCAGATGCTAAAGACTGACAAGGAGCACGCTATGGCAGAATTAGAGCAAAGCCGCAAAGAAACTGACATCCTGGTGACAAGCCTCAGAGAGGTTGTGGTGGACCCAGAGCAGCAGCAGGAAGAGGAGAGGCTGGCAGAGGTCCAGAGATTGCAGGAATTAGGGAGGACTGACAGCATCTCTTCTGATGTTTTCATCGAGGAGGAAGAGGAAGAAAGAACAATGTTGGTGGAGATTCGGAGAGTGCGTCGACTCACTGAGATCCTGGTGAAAGAAAACACTCGCTTACAAAAACAGCTTAATGATGCGTATTCCTCAAAAGGGGACAGTCTAATTGAAGTGCAGAGTCTGAAACGGGAGTACCAGCAGGTCATTGTGGAGAAAGAGAACATTGAGCGTGAGAAGGAATCTTTGGCTGTCGTGTTGCAGTTGGCGCAGGAACAAGAGAAAGATCTTACAGAAGAGACTGCTACTCTGAAGACAGAGGTGGACAAGCTTGAAGCGGAGAATCAGACTCTGGCCAGAAAGCTGTCTAATCTCGGAGACATCAGTGAAATCGAAGCCATGAAGACAGAACTTAAGGAAGGTGCTGCTAAACTTCAAGAGCTAGAGTCAACATCAAAAGCATTAGCTGAAAGAGCTGAAGTGGCGgagaaggaaaagaaaaatcTGGAATCTGCTGTTAAAGAGAGGCAACAGTACGCGGAAGAACTAGAAGAAAAGGTCATGGAGTTGTCAAATAATCTGTCTAAGATGAGAAAACAGTTTGAGCGTGTGCAAGGTGAGAAGGATTCAATGAAGGAAACTGAAGAGTCCCTTGCATCCGAGATGGGTGGTAAGCTGAAAGGTCTGGATGAGAGAGTTGATGATTTGGAAGCTCAGAAAGTCCACTTGACTGAGGAACTGGACAGGCTGAGGGACACTCTGCAGAGCCGTGAGACAGAGAAAAAGGAGgttttgacagaaaatgttaAGATTGTTCAGGATCTATCGTCTTTACAGGCAGAAAAAGAAATCCTGACAgaagagttagaaaagttgcgAAAATCGCATGTTGAACTGGAGGAAGTTATCAAAAGGCTTCATGACAGGGTTGAATCTGTGACCAAAGAAAACCAGGAGCTGAAAGTCACTTTGGACAGAGAAACCTCCGAAAAATCGAAAGATTCTGAAGAATTAGATGTTCTCCAGCAGAAGTTTAATGAACTTTCTGAAGAATTTGAAACCAGAGCTACTGAAGTTCAGGAGTTGAAGCATGAGCTGTTGGCTAAATCAAGTAGTGTTGATGACTTGGGTGAGAAATTGGAGACTGCTCAAAACCAGATTGATAGCTTGTCTGCCAAGGAAAAGCAGCTGCTTGAAGTTATTGAAGAGAAGGAAAAGTATGAGGTTGAACTGAATGAGAAAGTGAATTTAAGTGATTCTCTTGAGAAGGAAGTACAAGACTTGAGACAGCAAAATGAAACTTTGACTTGTACTGTCGGACAGAAAGACTTACAACTTCAGGAAATCCAGGAGAACTTAAAGGCATTAACAGTGAATTTTGATAAACATCAAGCTGACCTCAGAGAAATGGAAGAAGAGAAGAATGATCTGAAATCTAGGCTAAGGACTGCACAGGAAGAATTGTCTTCCACTTCGTCTGAGAGAAATCATTTAAAAGCTGCCTTGGACACGTTGAAACAAGGTGAAAATAGTACTGAGGCAGAGTTAGCAGAGCTTAAAGGATTAGTGGAACAACTGAAACTTGACAAGGATAATACTCATGAAGATTGTCAGTCAAAGCAACAGGAAATTGACAGCTTAACAAATATTGAGAAAGAACTCACACAGAGAATACAAAAAATAGAAACAGAAAAGGAATCTCTGGCTCTGAAATTGTCAGACGTGGAGGCAAGGATGTCTGAGAAAGATGCTGAGATATCTGAAAAAGATGCTGAAATTACTGCCTTGGGAAAAATGAAGGCGTCTCTGGAAGCTCAAATAGAAAGTCAGAAACATGAAGCAAGTGAAATCTTAAACCAGGATGCAGCAGTAAAAGTTCAACTTCATGATCTAGAGAGTGTCAATAGTGCCTATAGTGAAGAAGTGAAAACCCTGAGAGTAGCCCTTGATTCTTCTGAAGAACAAATGGCTGccattgaaaaagaaaaattagaaaTTACAGAAAATCTCCACAAAGTGAAAGGAGAAAAGGAGAAAGTTTTAGAAGAGCTCAGAAGTATTCAAAAGCAGTTGTCTTCATCAGAAGAGCTGGTCAGAAGTTTAGAGACAGGGAAATCTGCTCTGGAGGAAAGCTTACTCCAGATACAGTCCAGGGAAACTTCTTTGCTTGTAGAGAAAGAGGAATTATTGAAAACAGTTTCAGAACAAGACGGGACAATTTCTCAGATTGAAATGGAAAAGTGTGCAATTCAGGAGAAGCTGGCTTCTGTCGAAGATGAATTTTCTCAACTCCAAGTCCACTTCTCGGATGTGGAAGCTCAGAATGATAAATTGTCCAGTCTATGCCAAGTTGACGAGGTTAAGGAGAAGGAAATGGAGGCCGAGATGGCAGCATTGACAAGCAGCTGTGATGTCTCCCTCAACAAATTGAAACTGGTACAGCAGCTGCTGTGGGACTTGCACACACTGTTGGTGAAAGAAGACTCGGGGACTTTTACGCCCAAGGGGTTGTGTTCATGTGATGACGCTGAATCTGTGATAGAGGAATGGAGGATGGAACTGGAAGACCTTGTCCGAAGTCTTCATGACAGATACGTCACCTTAACAGAGAGCGTGGAGAGCTTCAAGAGTGAGAAGGCAGAATTAACCACAAAGCTCAGTGACCTGCAATTGACTGTGGAGGAGaaactgaaaacagacattGAGGTAAGTCTTAAAAAATGGTTAGGATTCATCTTCTGTTTCTtgtacctacatatacatctacgtGCATTTAGCACTGTAGCCTTTACTGGCTGCAGATGATAGTGTTTTGGCGTATACTTGAGatactgtctttcactttaagtttagcatttttcaagtgacacattttgattgattcatccacaatttacatgttttagggccactttagAGTTTATAGTGAAGTTAAACTGAGTTCTTAGCAGAAAACCCCAAGCATTGGCACTAAAAGtattaaagtataattttaaaggTGGGTGGTTAATGCTGGGCTTTTTCTGCACCCATTAAACTAAAAGCGCTGAtgtaagcgaaaaattcttgagtatgacatcaggcaacaatcagataaataataaaataaatttgtgcaaaagaaatcagttttaaatcttacaggcataaatatttaatacatgtaatataaaaccttagattataatataaattatttagGCTATCATGGATTTCACCTAATCTGTTTTTGATGAAGCGTGCAAAGAGAAATAGACTCACTTTCACCTTGTTAattgttaaattgttaaataactaaagtggttgacatggaacagtaCCTATATCCACATGATCTGCCTTTAAAGTGGTACTTCAGTCCTGAGTGATACCagatggaaatattaaaatgatatgaaggataaaCCATgaaacagagaaacaatgaATAACACCATTTCCCCCCTATAGGTGAAGGgttcacaaaaaacaaaatattcggCAGTTTCCATAAAACTGTCCCGATGTAACGAGATAATATTCCTCATGTGATGATCAGTGAGGCAGATGTGACGTGGAGTAAACATGTATAAGCAGTTATGCTAGTATGATGTCATGGCTATACATCAGTGATGGGTGACACCAAAGTCTTTTTGCCTGACGTCTGAcaaggcaaaattggaaacaacaaaaaacttcCATTTCCATGTTATCCTTCGAAAGTAACAACAGCAGTTTTAttacaatgcatttttttttttttttgacaatttaggaaagcaattcagactatctcGATCCTGATTATTTAACTCGGCTTTTAAGATATGTAATGGTCTTGACAATGGAGTAGCTCTTAAAGTGATGCAGGAATCCATGCAAACTATTCTCTGAATCTTTGTGTCTTTAGTCTTTTAAATCTGGGTTTCTTCTCTTTGTCTTATCACCTAGGATTCTAGTGCTAAGACAGATGAGGTGAAGGTTCTGCAGAAACAACTCAAGGAGAAAGAAGACTTGTGCAATAAACTAAAGGCATTGGCTGTGAAAGGCAAGAAAGAGGTGGCAGAAAACAAGATTAAGGTGAGGTTAAAGCTATGTTGACATTGTAGTGGGGACCCGTTAAACGCCCAACAGCAGGACTTTGTCGCCGTTTTATTGACGGCCCAGTATCACAAAGtggcttttttgttgttttaggtTTGCCAttattgcacatgtacaaaatctttgtgaaactgcGCCCATATTAAAGACAGAAGTGTATTACAGTACATTTAGATCTGAAACTGATATATTATAACATTTCTGATGTTGGATTTAATACAACATTTTTGACGTAATAATGGCACAACGTCCTGCTTGTGTATACTAGCACCACCTGCCGGGGTTATAAAATATACTGCACCAACAATTGTAAAGAGGCTTTCTAGAGTTACATGTCCGTAAGATTTTATATTGTGGTAGGAATTTGCCCAGCAATGTTTTAGACCTATACCCAAATTCTTTTTagttttgggacagatattagtagctCTGAAAGCAGAGCACTGCCTTTCCTTCCAGGCTTTTTTGAAAAGTGAAGATGTGAGTATGTCATTCAATAGATGGTTTGACCaagtgagaaaaacaaaaagcgAAGTACTTCTGCTACAACTGCATGTACACTGGCTAAAAAAAGGAAACCAGGTGTTCCaataattagaagaaatagggtgaggttattttcatttcaggaTTTATGACCTATATATTTAAGAGCGTGAgggtatgaaaaaaaatatatagccagtgttaaagtaaaagaatgctaaaatatgaagtaaggttcatcatacagacaactgaaaactgtgcgtaacaatacttttttttttatgttttgaagagtgttgaaggGTATTGAagtatttgaatactatggtgggctttatgagccatactgacagtatcaagGAATTCTGACGTCGCATGTTCGTCATGTTCACAGTTGGAAGGAATTTTTAggaatcttttatcagtaatcttttacctTTGGGGAAAAAGGGACATTTCAGCATTCAGTGCCATGATTAGAGCTGGAAAAACCTCcagtgatgtcagagttcctaaactccaatagtatggtccataaagcccaccttaaaattcaaatgtttgcacgcctctcttcacaaaaatctaaaaaaaataaatgaaattatatttatgcatattttaagtggtctattagCAGTGATAcctactttgttttttttgagatcttttcctttaagaatTTACAGTTATATGTAGATCATGACATGATTTtatgtacattgtttaaaaGTCAAATTTGCTGTAACTTATAATTACCGCATATAATTATTAAAGCTAACCTCTGTTCCATATACCTTTATGATACGTACTTGTACACATATACGTGTGATGTAGACTGCATGTGGGCGTCTGGAGTTTTCTCTGGTCTGCTGGAGTATTTAGTGCATTTTACTTTACTGTATACTGTCTGCAACTTGACCTGACTAACTACTAATAGACTGTACATATCCAATTTGTGTTGACATCTCCGGAGATATGTGTACCATACTTGCATATGGGCTACTTtaattttcacttattccaactgctacatgtaatttgaaattAATGTATGCCCCTTTTGTGGTAAAGAAAGTTTTGTGTAAATAAAGAGCAAACTCGtttcaatttgttttacaaaacatGTGGTGTGTACAAACATTCGTATTATGTAATAGAGAGAGGgaacttattattattttttttttttttgattggtgttttacgccgtactcaagaatatttcacttatacgacggcggccagcattatggtaggcggaaaccgggcagagcctgggggaaacccacgaccatccgcaggttgctggcagaccttctcacgtacggccggagaggaagccagcatgagctggacttgaactcacagcgaccgcattggtgagagtctcctgggtcattacgctgcgctagcgcgctaaccgactgggccacggaggcccctgggaACTTATTAAGGTGGTAAGCATGCTaatgcagcacagtgacccaggagcctctcaccagtgcagtggCTGAGTGTgcatccagctcatgctggcttcctctcagtccatatgtgggaaggtctgtcaacaacttgcagatggtcttggAATCTGCCCCATTTCCTCGCGCCATAATGCGGCCGTtgccttataagtgaaatatttttgagtactgcataaaacaccagttgaataaataatgaaaaaaatcagtGGAACGCTTAAGAATCTGGTGTAATGAGTTGCTTTGTACACAGTGGTgaggttttatattttatagagTACATACATTCTTAGTACCAGTGGTGAAGCGTGTTTAGACTTCCTAATTTCAAAGGAACCTATCTATCTGTAATTGATGAATGAAAGCAATTTATGGTATTAACATGTTGAACTCGTTATTTGGAGCTTGTtgatatgtaaatgtgtgaTAGCACAAATGTTCATAATACACCTCCACAGATTGAGACATTAACCAAAGAGAAGGAGGAGCTGGAATCCAAGTTTGATCGGCTACAACGGGAAAGGGAGAAGGTCAGCAGTGAGCAATTGACAGAGCAAGAAGGAAAGTGTCAGGTAAGCGGTAGGGTTGAATATTGTATTTAactttcaaccttttcaactacgaaagcacttttttcagtggaatttacgCATACAATGATTATGAAAATGAGGCTAAAATTGATTCGCTTgtatcattaaatatgcaagctTCTTAAATCATAAaggcagattatttctctacaccccatagttcaaTCTGAAAGCTTCAAAATGTTGGTTGCAGTgatgtttgaaaaggttgaagaattagtacatgtgtgtgactgGTCCCGTTTATACTTACTTTCAGCGCTGACCAATCCACCTATATGAAGTGGAAATCTGTAGGAaaagcttgtcagtaacatgctgcatttcagtggtttatccctgcTGCTCTTTTCTCCTCCATCAATATGAAAAATGGCCAGCATTGCGTTAGATGAAAAGTTTTTGAGAATACAGCACCAagaaatgcatatttttaaataatatcaGTGGGAAAGATTGTAATTGGCCAAAGGTagatggtttcctccactgaaAATATTGACTGTCATTGCATCAGTGAAAAATATATGATTAGGTTGTTAAagcaccaatgcggttgctgtgaattcaagtccatctcatgctggcttcctctccggccgtatgtgggaaggtctgccagcaacctgcagatggttgtgggtttcccccgggctctgcccggtttcctcccaccataatgctggccgccatcgtataagtgaaatttttttgagtacggcgtaaaacaccaatcaaataaataaataggttgTTAAAGAATCAGTAAATTCAATGAATTTCAGACACTACAGGCAGAGTGTAATCGATTGCAAGAGCTCATGAAGGCAGAGCGTCTGGCGAAGGTACATGGGGAGGAGGAGTTACAGAGTGTTGTTAAAGAGCTGGTTCAGGTGCGAGAGCGCAGTGCCGAGTTTGAGACGGAGATGGGAACCCTCAGGCGACAAGTGGAGTCACTGGCCAATGAGAGACAGGTAACGGTCTTGTCTGGTCAGCAGCAAATAAGTGGTATGACCAGCGCTGTGATCATCGCTGGATGTGTCTGTATAATGGCAGTCTGTGTGGCAGTGTGTATGAGGTTCTGCTGGGCAGAATAATGAAGACATCAAGTGTCTAAACTCAAAGctaactctgaaaaaaaaaaattccccttCACAAAAACACTATGAATTGTCGGTATTAGtattcacacaaaaaaaggacaaaaaaaaaaaaacatccaac includes the following:
- the LOC135479284 gene encoding GRIP and coiled-coil domain-containing protein 2-like; its protein translation is MVSQDSQQTEYSGGHSIELDNKVKELEDKLQEMETEKSEMLVAYSAVQSAQEQSIQQFQALEQELSNVKQQNSDLEAELLAEKRSKKDLEEQWECMKIKDESLTSTLLCLQQENQDLLEQIKLLNEARDEIMGKLKSLQDSPNTIATLKDEQASLLEDKSKLEAEKTDMQNLLSEQKKTIDDLENRLKSDQSGKGGDLQSTEELKALCEDLKTQKNQLNETVQELSVQKITLEENAKAMSVELEKNKIALKTVKSDLDFVVEELQQAKECLAAEKQRCQNLEVKRDESVTKIQELEQALAALQLSYEHIRSNQSSSGSLKEEFQHVLEEKETLQFEKNELREDKEMLVHELASVKEQMEEWDGLMQMLKTDKEHAMAELEQSRKETDILVTSLREVVVDPEQQQEEERLAEVQRLQELGRTDSISSDVFIEEEEEERTMLVEIRRVRRLTEILVKENTRLQKQLNDAYSSKGDSLIEVQSLKREYQQVIVEKENIEREKESLAVVLQLAQEQEKDLTEETATLKTEVDKLEAENQTLARKLSNLGDISEIEAMKTELKEGAAKLQELESTSKALAERAEVAEKEKKNLESAVKERQQYAEELEEKVMELSNNLSKMRKQFERVQGEKDSMKETEESLASEMGGKLKGLDERVDDLEAQKVHLTEELDRLRDTLQSRETEKKEVLTENVKIVQDLSSLQAEKEILTEELEKLRKSHVELEEVIKRLHDRVESVTKENQELKVTLDRETSEKSKDSEELDVLQQKFNELSEEFETRATEVQELKHELLAKSSSVDDLGEKLETAQNQIDSLSAKEKQLLEVIEEKEKYEVELNEKVNLSDSLEKEVQDLRQQNETLTCTVGQKDLQLQEIQENLKALTVNFDKHQADLREMEEEKNDLKSRLRTAQEELSSTSSERNHLKAALDTLKQGENSTEAELAELKGLVEQLKLDKDNTHEDCQSKQQEIDSLTNIEKELTQRIQKIETEKESLALKLSDVEARMSEKDAEISEKDAEITALGKMKASLEAQIESQKHEASEILNQDAAVKVQLHDLESVNSAYSEEVKTLRVALDSSEEQMAAIEKEKLEITENLHKVKGEKEKVLEELRSIQKQLSSSEELVRSLETGKSALEESLLQIQSRETSLLVEKEELLKTVSEQDGTISQIEMEKCAIQEKLASVEDEFSQLQVHFSDVEAQNDKLSSLCQVDEVKEKEMEAEMAALTSSCDVSLNKLKLVQQLLWDLHTLLVKEDSGTFTPKGLCSCDDAESVIEEWRMELEDLVRSLHDRYVTLTESVESFKSEKAELTTKLSDLQLTVEEKLKTDIEDSSAKTDEVKVLQKQLKEKEDLCNKLKALAVKGKKEVAENKIKIETLTKEKEELESKFDRLQREREKVSSEQLTEQEGKCQTLQAECNRLQELMKAERLAKVHGEEELQSVVKELVQVRERSAEFETEMGTLRRQVESLANERQNQDSTLSEQKSKLQSLEKERDAYRIQMEEMSKGKQQLSIKLSEQESTIKQLKEDHEKAVASLRAKLQEMEQRLSEAAQEATQSNMMDLEMADYERTIESLNAALAEKDSCIQALEAEVERVNSMVASLQKENESLDEQKLQAEDRGNKLKQLLVKTKKDLVEATKLTSEQKTSEAQLKGQLEHLIQQVEEYKVQLADLANENQKLEQRTKTTTDSSQRSLRSLESRVQSLQEELDLARSERTSIQAEFESYKIRVHNVLKQQKTKTPQETIFAESDKAEKERLEKIVEQMKAKHEETCETLLAIRHENEVLQEDHERLLDRQNRLLQEIQEKENSYKLRLEEMTLKSHSSNSDMAETIKQLTAQNEQLTQSFKSQIKQSQDEHQRTVTMLKHQLELAENDNFRLRQELQGTQQNTSQSVNQQRVTRSTEKDTVDSGTEFMDISQVERQSGEGMENVEADKCTRTAPRIQSPTLSFEQLITSPLPDDSVSLKSQESVTDEALQSNLITAQKRVEHLTQLLSDSEVTVMRLTEQSKILKDEIRRLERNCEREKETKNLEYLKNILMKFLSLKAGDERRQLIPVLTTMLKLSQEEKTTLHAIAEGEEGAPSQTGGWGAYLHRWTSLT